One genomic segment of Hordeum vulgare subsp. vulgare chromosome 2H, MorexV3_pseudomolecules_assembly, whole genome shotgun sequence includes these proteins:
- the LOC123426681 gene encoding copper transporter 6-like: MRDMSVDAGGMGAMPMPPPRADHTVTKAAAPHKMMEMMHMTFFWSDRVVVLFPGWPGERGAGMYLLCLLLVLALAALTEALALLSRRLARRGEDGGPATAASAALLTAVHAARMGMAYLVMLAVMSFNVGVLLAAVAGHAVGFLFARSRVRTGAARGNITPPELCGVPPSHLSKP, from the coding sequence ATGAGGGACATGAGTGTCGACGCCGGCGGCATGGGGGCGATGCCGATGCCGCCACCGCGGGCCGACCACACGGTAACGAAGGCGGCGGCGCCGCAcaaaatgatggagatgatgcacaTGACCTTCTTCTGGAGCGACCGCGTGGTGGTCCTCTTCCCGGGCTGGCCGGGGGAGCGCGGCGCCGGGATGTacctcctctgcctcctcctcgtgCTTGCTCTCGCCGCCCTCACCGAGGCACTCGCCCTGCTCTCGCGCCGCCTCGCCCGCCGCGGTGAGGACGGCGGCCCGGCCACGGCAGCCTCCGCGGCGCTGCTGACGGCGGTGCACGCCGCCAGGATGGGGATGGCCTACCTGGTGATGCTGGCCGTCATGTCGTTcaacgtcggcgtcctcctcgcgGCAGTCGCCGGCCATGCCGTCGGGTTCCTCTTCGCGCGGAGCAGAGTGCGCACCGGAGCGGCGCGCGGTAATATCACACCCCCTGAGCTCTGTGGCGTCCCGCCGTCTCACCTGTCCAAGCCTTAG
- the LOC123426682 gene encoding profilin-1-like: MFLMSLVLAAVHLAMVYRASSREKHRLHVIYRIDIEAFKPEEIAGIIKDFDEPRHLAPTVFFLGGTKYMVIQVEPGVVIRGKKGIGGVTIKKTGMADRAGGEGDPDLG; encoded by the exons ATGTTCCTCATGTCGCTCGTGCTCGCCGCCGTGCACCTCGCCATGGTGTACCGGGCGAGCAGCCGGGAGAAGCACCGGCTCCACGTCATCTACAGGATCGACATCGAAGCG TTCAAGCCTGAGGAGATTGCTGGCATCATTAAAGACTTTGACGAACCCCGACATCTTGCACCAACTGTTTTTTTCCTTGGAGGCACAAAGTACATGGTCATCCAAGTTGAACCTGGGGTTGTCATTCGAGGAAAGAAG GGCATCGGTGGCGTTACTATCAAGAAGACGGGCATGGCGGATCGGGCCGGGGGCGAGGGAGATCCGGATCTCGGCTGA